In one Vanessa tameamea isolate UH-Manoa-2023 chromosome 10, ilVanTame1 primary haplotype, whole genome shotgun sequence genomic region, the following are encoded:
- the LOC113391915 gene encoding phospholipase A1-like yields the protein MTSYKKRKMNACVFGLYFFVILAFCGANDRDAKLRFYFDSFNNFTEFSISEAHKIFLTSWYKPQHGTVIFAHGFTGKPTGPAITEVITTYLDQGESNVVLLNWDYLASAPTSSLVNSYFNWAAPNARQLGVDLVDAFISLADAGLNLNETHLIGHSLGAHIWGIAGSNMMSKGIVLPRITGLDPAAAGFEKKRTQKLDTSSAAFVDIIHTDFSKYGMRTSTGTVDFWPNFKMGPAVKQPGCPHHPTPMFSRDDLCSHNRSWQLLVDAIKYPGALIGSYARNYRTWKNYSKAEREAVTLHLGKYDKNLHPGNYYLVTRSESPYGLGRDGL from the exons ATGACTAGTTACAAAAAACGCAAAATGAACGCATGTGTTTTTGGGTTGTATTTTTTCGTGATCCTTG CTTTCTGTGGTGCGAACGATCGAGATGCAaagttaagattttatttcga TTCATTCAACAACTTTACTGAATTTTCGATATCCGAAGCTCACAAAATATTTCTGACGTCATGGTACAAGCCGCAACACGGGACTGTGATATTTGCACACGGATTTACAG gcAAGCCTACTGGGCCAGCAATCACCGAAGTCATTACAACATATTTAGACCAAGGAGAAAGTAATGTGGTATTACTCAATTGGGATTACTTAGCTTCGGCACCAACGTCAAGTCTGGTCAATTCATATTTCAACTGGGCTGCTCCAAACGCCAGACAG ctgGGAGTTGATCTTGTCGATGCCTTCATTAGTCTCGCTGATGCTGGACTAAATCTGAATGAAACGCACCTCATCGGTCACTCACTCGGCGCGCATATTTGGGGCATTGCTGGCAGCAACATGATGTCAAAAGGAATAGTGTTACCACG aatcaCGGGGTTAGATCCCGCCGCTGCAGGTTTTGAGAAGAAACGTACTCAAAAACTTGATACTTCTTCAGCTGCGTTCGTGGACATTATTCATACGGATTTTAGTAAGTACGGAATGAGGACGTCAACAGGCACGGTAGACTTTTGGCCTAACTTCAAGATGGGTCCCGCTGTCAAGCAACCAGGTTGTCCCCATCATCCGACTCCAATGTTTTCTAGAGACG ATTTATGCAGTCACAATAGGAGCTGGCAACTTCTGGTGGATGCAATTAAATATCCGGGAGCTCTAATAGGATCTTACGCAAGGAACTACAGGACGTGGAAGAATTATTCTAAGGCAGAGAGGGAAGCTGTCACTTTGCATCTTGGCAAATATGATAAAAACTT ACATCCGGGAAATTACTATCTCGTTACAAGATCTGAATCACCTTATGGACTTGGAAGAGATGgactttaa